DNA from Fundulus heteroclitus isolate FHET01 chromosome 17, MU-UCD_Fhet_4.1, whole genome shotgun sequence:
CGCTGGCAGTTTTCTTGACAATCTTTATTGTCTTGAACTATGATCAGGAAACTTTCAAAAATGAAGGTCAGATGTTTCTTTTAAGTGGTGAAAATATTCTGTGTCATTTTGATGAAGAATATCCAAAGAATATAAGACATTTAGGAGACTTAGATGGGAACTCGGTATAGTAATCTTCTTAGACTGTCTTCTAGAAGATCCAAACACCCCGTTAATGTGAAAGATATTTACTCATCActaaagcttaaaaaaacatatgctCTTTTAAACTAATATGAAGCCACAATAGTAATGTTTCAGTATTATGGATGTTTCAGTTTGGTTATCCGATGTGCAGATTTGACAAGTTAAACTTTATTGCATTAATCTTTGACTAAGTTGTGCCTACTGATCTTCAccgaagctttttttttttggtgttagAAAGAATAACTACCAATCAGGATGAAATCCGCAGAGGACTAAACACAACGGTGACATTTCTTCTGTATACCGCCGGTAGGAAGAGCCGTGCTGAGGATGATCACGCGTAGAAAGAAGGCAAGCAAAGAAGCGCAGGCGGGCGTGTGCGCGGGCACGACGCCAGCCCACACCCACATACGTACACGCAAATAGAACACACACCGTTTATGTACAGTTATCTACAAGTGTCTTGACCGAATTTTAAACTTGTAAGGTTTGGAAATTCAGTCAGCCCTATTTTCCCATTTGGAAGTGtcctctgccttttttttagctttacttcttcttctttttgtttgtttttatcaatttgCTCAGCGTCTTTCACGGTTACTCTCCTTCTGTTagctgtttatttaatttttttcaaggtTACAACTCTAAAtaaggtttttcttttcttttttttaaaccctcaTTACATACGCTGCTTCTGCACAACACAGACAAGTGACAGCAACCAAATTCAGTTGATTAGGAATAAAGTGCTACAACAGGTTGTTGAGAGAAAATGGAAAACTAACGACAAAATGGTAGAAAGTGATTTTGAAATGTTCTTGTCTCGTCCTCGCGCATTTCTATCACAGAGACACTTACGACAAACCCCCACACGtacaacatacacacacacacacaggcacacccTAGTTCAACGCCTCCTCCAAAGGGGGGGCTTGTATTTATCTGGCTGACCTGCTGTTTTTGTACTGGCACAGAAGAAGATGTTTGAATGTCTTTTTGAACGTGACATTGCACAGAGCGTAGCAGGCCGGATTGATGGTGCTGTTGATGTAGCACAGCCAGTAACCGATAGTCCAAACAGTGCCGGGGATGCAGCTGGAACAAAAAGTATTAATGAGCACCATCACGTTGTACGGAGTCCAGGTGGCGACGAAAGCCACCAGGATGGCCATGATGGTGCGGGTGACTTTTTTCTCCCGCGACGGGGcgcctttcttcttcttgtttggGGGTTGCTTCGTCATCTTCACGATCTTCCTGGCCACGTGGTTCTGACGCTCCGTGGTTGGGACAATCTCGACCGTGGCATTTGATGGTGTGTAGTAGTCGCCCTTCGGGGACTTGGTTTTGATCTTAATGCAGGTCAGTTTGGAGCCGCCCGCTTTGGCTCGCTGCCGCGGAAGCTGCTGGGTGGCCTCAGCGCTGGAGTTGGCTGCGGACGCCGCTGGTTCGTCGTCCTTCTGATTGGAAGCCGCCACACTGCCGGATGTCGAGTCGTTTGAGCTCTCCTTCTCCTCTGCAGGAGCGCAGTTCTCCTTCGCCACGCTGTCACCCTCAGTTTCCACGTCAGCAGTAGAGGATGAGGGGCCTTTGCCATTCTGAAGTTTTCCGTCATGCTGGTTGGCCCCATCATCCGCACTCTGGTTCTGGGAATGGGCTCCGTCTTCCCCAGctacgttgttgttgttgggtttgGGAGTGCTCTCTCTCCTCTGGCCAGGTAACGAAGGCTCTGGGTTGGATCCGGACGGCTTGCGGTTGTCCTTCTTCACTCGGCTTTTGCTTGCTCTCGAAATTTGCCAGTACAGCTGAATCATGATGATGACTGGCAGGTAAAAGGCGGCGATGGCGGTTCCAAACGTGACAGCGGCATTGGAAAAGAACTGAATGTAGCACTCTCTCTCAGGCACCGTCCGTCCCCCAACGATGAACTGCCAGAAGAGGATGGCAGGTGCCCAGAGGATGAAAGAAAGGACCCAGGCAGCAGCGATCATCATTCCTGCCATTTTGGTGGTTCTCTTTACAGGGTAGCTCAGGGGCTTGGTGACACAGAAGTATCTGTCAAAGCTTATTATGAGGAGATTCATGACAGATGCATTACTGACAACATAGTCCAAAGCCAACCACAAGTCGCACACCACCGGCCCCAGGGGCCAGTAGCCTATTACTATATATACTGTGTACAAGTTCATAGAGCAAAGTCCAATGATTAGGTCAGCACATGCAAGGCTGAATAAAAAATAGTTGTTGACAGTTTGAAGGTTCCTGTTCACTTTGATGGACAGCATGACCAGGATATTGCCGATGATGGTAACCAAACTCAGCGAGCCAGCCACCAACACGATGAACACTACCTCCACGGTCTTGTAAGGGCTGTCTCTCTCTTCCACGGCTTCTGTCTCATTGCCTTCAGAGGcattccagtatgtaaagttaaGGACATCCATGGCATTTGGTTTCTTTGTTGCCACCTACGACTCAGATGGAACCCTGCAAGACAACAAGAGACAAACAAGAATTTCTTAGACATAGACGCTATGACGGCCTCAAGAATTTAGTTATATGCAGCAATTTGAATTGTATACATAAATTAGTTGTCGGTAGTGAAAAAGTTTGGTATGTGCTTTCATAATAGGGAATACTTCTGGTTAGCTGGTGAATCGATTTAATGTTCCCGTAAAACTGCATGATGCCATTTGACGGGCAATGGCGTCAGTGAAATCCTCATACAGAGAGCAATaacaaaaaaggcttttatcAAATCACCCGCATTAGCTATATGCCTCGCTCTGCTATGGGCTTTTAGTCCTTTTAATTCGACAAATCacaataataattttgccctttaaaacaataatgacGATGATGATTAGAGGCACCTTTATCTGGCACATTTTTATAATCACTGCAAACAACATCCCACCATTAGGGAGCTCTGTCATTAgtacaaaatgaaaaaatatatatatgaaaaagcagaaaaataaaatggtattATCTAAACCGatagaaatgtataaaaaaagttcaaaacatCCGGTTTTATCTCTAGATGAATGGTCTTGATATTTTACTACACAACTGagcacaaaatgtatttaatcttTCTAAAAAATAGACAGAAAATGATATTTACATATTGGACGTACAAATGAATTACAACATTAAACTTCTTTATCACAttgaaatacttttaaaaaattgTAACCCTCTCGCTAgtattgaaaaaaattattaagcccacatttctgtattaaaaccgtttttcttttattattctgatgtaatattctaatcttaaatgtcatgttttcattggctataagtggaaaatcatcctagttaacagaaataaaggcttgaaaacatcactctgtgtaattaatttatataaagGGATTCAGCTTACTATTTCTttatatattgatatatatatatatctatttccTTTATACTGAATTtgccaaataaatatattaactaaaacatgtgcaaaccctgaaaatgaaatcttaacagcagaaatatacttttttccagtattttttttttaattccaacAGTGGACTTTGCCACCGTACCAGGCACCAATAACCTTCAGGCCAGGTCTGCCCAGAACCAGCTCTTTAGCAGATGGCGATTGATTGACAGCTCAGCCTCACGTAACTCAATGGATCTGATAATACGATTACGCAATCAATCATCGACCTTTGGCCCAAGGTGGCCTAGTACCATGTACACTCATCAACTACCTTATGCTTCAACATATTGTTTATTATGCACATTATATGCCTCCCACAGACGTTTTTGATCACTATTCCCATCCAGGTCATGCCTTTCTTGCCTACAGGGGCATTGAAGTTCCCCAGGAGCACCACTGAATCCCCATATGGCACCCCTTCAAGGACACAGTCTAGAGACTCCAAGAAAGCCGGCTGATTGGAATTACTATTTGATGCACAAGCTCAGACGGAAGTCAGAACCTTCCCTCTTGCAACCTGAAGTTGCAGAGAAGTCGCAGAGAAAGCTTCTAAATTGAGGCACTCAGCTAGGGGGGTTGTGAGTATCCCCGCCTCGGCCTGACGCCTCCCTCTCTTGGCAACTCCGGAGTAGGAGAGAGTCCAATGAGGTGAAATTGCATGTCCCTAAAATTTAagaaattgaaataaaacacaaatattcattacttttcaaaatttcAAGTAGATACCTTAATCAAGACCCAAAGCCAGTGCATTTAGTGAGTATGGAGGGGGCCTCAGAAAGGAGTCATGAGCAACGCGTTGAGAGATTAGAACAAACTCCATTGTGAGACACAAAACTTTAACCGAAAACCCAAATCATCCCTTAATAAAAAtgggtttattttgaaaatcacTGTGAAGCTTTTTCAGTATGATCCTTTTTCATACATGCATTTATGATTTAAATATGTGGATACTCATTTTCTCAAGAGTTAAAGAAAAGGCAGCATAAAAATAAGATTACGTTCAGGTTGGTTGTCAGAGTCAGTTAACAGCATGTTCATCTTTGCCGTTAAAgacaaggtttttattttctaatgtgGAAGTTTCAAaacctgttttaatttttttacctcTTTCTGCATACCCTCTTTGGATGAATTTTACTGCGTGAAGTCTTAAGGTTTCTTGTACTCTGAATTACAGATCTTgaacttatttattatttatttatttattgtcatgTGATTCAAAGCCCTTGAGTGTCTGTCAAGAAGTATTTAAAGAGTGCCTCTTTTAAGATATGCACACATTACTTTAGTGTGCAATTATACACCATACAAACCATTAATGAGagtttaatgaaagaaaaatattaaaaaggaaTAATTAACAAAGAATGGCTTACGTTTTATCTCCACAGGTCCATTCCCCACTTACACTTGAAAATTCTCTTCACACAGCTCTATAAAATAATTTCGATCCCTCAGGGACACACAAGCTCACTTGTAACCCTAAAGACAGGTCTGTGTGGCAAATGTTGCTGCGATTGATGAAGTATTGCTGAGTTGTTTGACTCACAGAGCCCTCTGAAGGTGAGGTAGCATGGTTTGTTTGCTCTGCGCCTTGAGTATTGTCAAAACTCTGAGCTATTTACTTTCTGTTGTAATTTATCACGTTTCAATTTGCCATAAATATCATTGTGTTGAAGGACTGCGTTAGTTGTTTTCATGACTCCTTTCACTCCTGCATTCTGTAAAGAGACCCAAACACACTTTATTCGGCATCAGTTAATTCAAAGTGAGCATAAATTCCTGCAACGTCATGTTCACACAGGGATTTATTTCCCAAATAAGGCAACaggaaagtaattttttttggtcCTGGGGCTTGCTGCTAAAGATATATTATATGTAttaaattttgttaaaaaatagaccTAATTTAATGAGCTACTTACAGCCTCTGACCGGTCTCCTGGCACAGAGAATCAAGAAATAATGAAGAGTTTAAAACCGAAAATCTTTTACTTAAATCTTTTGTTTCCTCCATTGTTTTCATCAACTGAAAACATTGCTCATTTGAATTAATAAAGGTATGCGTCTTAAATCTTACCATCAGATCATAGAGGAAATAGAGCAATAAGTAGCTTGAAATGGTGCAAAAACTTAATGAACCTGCAGGTGCATGTAAAGACAAATGGACCAAGGTAGGGGATTGATCTGATGACAACCTAAAGAAGTTGAATTGTTGGGGTACAGACGTTTCTAAAACAACCAGAGGTGGTTGTCCTAAGGGccaagatttaaaaatacaaaatcaaagTCAACTGGCTGTGTTTGTTTGGTAGTGACCATTGCTGGGGCACACTTTCAAGGCGAAGATATCTTTTTGTATCTTCGCCTTGAAActgtaggaaaaaaaaccttcccATTGACAGCAAACAGGAAATTAATCAGTTTCAATCAACTATTGTTATGTCACAGCAAATTTACTAGGAAATAAATGGTGTCTAAGCATGTTTTATTGTGCTTTAATTTGAAAACCCCATGGTTCCAATACCATTTAATAAGTTTTAGTCCTATTTCCAAACAGAAAAGAATGTAGTAGGATTAAGTGTTTTGATacttggatttagtttttattgtttgttaggtggtttttcagatatttaaaatCACAGTTCCCAAATTGGATTTAAATTATCCCATTGTATAGCAAAGCCCTAATGTGTAATTAATTAGAATAATAATCAGCTTTAATTGGCAACTTTTAGCACataaacaagaaatttaacttcCATTCAACTTTGCTCCAAATTAAGGCCTTTAAAATGTAGATATAAAGAGCAATAAATATACACTTTTTCGTAAATATGTATTTACGTGCAGTGTTTTTACCAAAGAAAAAGACATGGTTAAATTTGAGCAAATATGCATGGAGATGATTAACTTTATTTCAAGTAATTTGTTTGATTTACAACAAATGGTAATGGTAAACAGTtcaaaaaaatcaaagtaaatGAAGTGTTGCTCTGCAGCTTGTTGTTCTGCAGCTTGAAAGCTACGTATCTTTTCGAAGACGTTGCCATTTTGACATGAAGTCCTAAACCAAAGAGTCTAGTCGCAGAGTAACTAGCGAGCATTCATTTATCTGCTGTGCCAGAAATCCCTTATCATTGCATTAGCCATGGAGCTAAACTGGCTTAATCCCCATAAAATGCTTAAGTCCACTGATTAACATACAAAAACATGAACAATACCAATGGGACACTTGCAGCTCACTTGAGACGCGTGGATTAGAGAAGTGAAGTGGATCACTTAGTCCCTTAACTCCCCTCCGTCCATCTCTAACTTCCATAACCTCAAACACTCAAATCCCATCGGAGCTAAATGTAGACAgctgtacattttaaaatccatattttgtttttgtttttttcattcgAATAATCAACAATCCTTGCTGTAGACACCACGGCTTTTATGCAAAGTCAGtgcttgtatttttttgtttattagccTTTAAGCCCTGTTTTGCCTATTATTCTGCAACTCGTAAAGCTGTTTTACTGAAGCTAAACATAATCATCCTGACTTTAAATTTGgctgttggggaaaaaaaaaaaaaaaaaaaaaaaactggcactGAAACCTGCTGAGCTGGAGTGCAATTGTAATCAcctgcagagaacagcagcagtggCGCTCTTAGCACAGCCATCAATCACAGGAGCTTACCTGAAAGTTGTAGCACAACTCCAGTCAGGGCTTTTGCATCTGGCAGAGCACAATCAGAGAATGAGTGGCATCAACATTCACCTCTGCTGGGATGATACAGAATTCAGGAGAGTTGATGAAACACAGACAGCGGCgtgagatgtttgtttttttccttcttaacCATCCAGCTttcactccaaaaaaaaaatcatttaattaaatGTGTGTCCATCTATACAGTAATCCTAaattcagcttctttttttttttttttttgagtaaaaGTTGTGACAGTCGGTCGCTGCCATGGGAGGATGTGAATAAATGAGCTTGAATATTGTTCTGTGTTCGGTGTTGGGTATTCCTGGAGCGGGCTCACTAGAGCTGAAAATTGCCTATGCCCTCAGGGAAACAGAGAAGGCCAACTTCACCATTTTTCACAACTTCTGTCCTCACTCTGTCTGTTGTAAGACAGGCTGGTCAGATGGAAGAGAACGTCTGAGCAGCTTacgttcatttttttttttttttttttggggggggaaacAGATCTCTCTGTCCGCCGTTGTGTCAGACAACATCATTTGACGACGATGGTTGCTTTCAGGACAGGTGGGTGTTACATTATCGCTAACAGCGGCGTCCACGTTAATGTAGGCGCTCGTCTGTCGTCTTTGAACAGGTAACGCCCAGAGCACCTGCCACTGCTTTCGATGATTACGTGCATTTCCACTGCTGGCATTCTCCA
Protein-coding regions in this window:
- the chrm2a gene encoding muscarinic acetylcholine receptor M2a; this translates as MDVLNFTYWNASEGNETEAVEERDSPYKTVEVVFIVLVAGSLSLVTIIGNILVMLSIKVNRNLQTVNNYFLFSLACADLIIGLCSMNLYTVYIVIGYWPLGPVVCDLWLALDYVVSNASVMNLLIISFDRYFCVTKPLSYPVKRTTKMAGMMIAAAWVLSFILWAPAILFWQFIVGGRTVPERECYIQFFSNAAVTFGTAIAAFYLPVIIMIQLYWQISRASKSRVKKDNRKPSGSNPEPSLPGQRRESTPKPNNNNVAGEDGAHSQNQSADDGANQHDGKLQNGKGPSSSTADVETEGDSVAKENCAPAEEKESSNDSTSGSVAASNQKDDEPAASAANSSAEATQQLPRQRAKAGGSKLTCIKIKTKSPKGDYYTPSNATVEIVPTTERQNHVARKIVKMTKQPPNKKKKGAPSREKKVTRTIMAILVAFVATWTPYNVMVLINTFCSSCIPGTVWTIGYWLCYINSTINPACYALCNVTFKKTFKHLLLCQYKNSRSAR